A window of Desulfobacterales bacterium contains these coding sequences:
- a CDS encoding VacJ family lipoprotein gives MRSEKLMDRGDLHDYDNHTKRIDENRITGLSMGQRIREEYECRWQLFISIGAKLVLLAALWSIIMGGFPAVAEETPRHWKTVSGDPLSQAEPAISGEKDSEFGGFDEFEEFESEDEPGVFDPLIGYNRIMTRVNDRLYFWVLKPSARAYGAVMPKFARQCIRRFFDNLGFPVRFANNLLQLKLAAAGIETARFSVNSTLGIAGFMDPAKEGFNLTPKEEDFGQTLGHYGLSGGFHLVLPLLGPSNFRDTLGAVPDDYLDPVYYVPDIYISAGAPVFRIVNQTSLSLGQYESFSKDAMDMYILFRNAYEQNRKREVEE, from the coding sequence ATGCGAAGCGAAAAATTAATGGACCGCGGGGATTTACATGATTATGATAATCATACCAAACGGATCGATGAAAACCGAATAACAGGGTTATCCATGGGGCAGCGGATACGAGAAGAATACGAATGCAGATGGCAGCTGTTTATCTCTATAGGCGCTAAACTCGTTCTGCTTGCAGCACTCTGGAGCATTATCATGGGGGGCTTTCCCGCAGTGGCGGAAGAGACGCCCAGGCATTGGAAAACAGTGTCAGGAGATCCCCTTAGTCAAGCCGAGCCGGCGATCAGCGGCGAAAAAGATTCTGAATTCGGCGGGTTTGACGAATTCGAGGAGTTTGAGTCTGAAGACGAACCAGGGGTGTTTGATCCTTTGATCGGGTATAACCGGATCATGACCCGGGTAAATGACCGGCTTTATTTCTGGGTGTTAAAACCCAGTGCCCGGGCCTATGGGGCTGTGATGCCAAAGTTTGCCAGACAGTGCATCCGCCGGTTTTTCGACAATTTAGGGTTTCCGGTCCGGTTTGCCAACAATCTGCTGCAGTTAAAATTGGCGGCAGCCGGTATTGAAACAGCCAGGTTTTCGGTAAATTCAACGCTGGGGATTGCCGGATTTATGGATCCGGCAAAAGAGGGCTTCAATTTAACGCCGAAGGAAGAGGATTTCGGTCAGACATTGGGCCATTACGGGCTAAGCGGGGGATTTCATTTGGTTCTGCCCTTACTGGGGCCTTCGAATTTCAGAGATACCCTGGGTGCGGTGCCGGATGATTATCTGGACCCGGTCTATTACGTTCCGGATATTTATATTTCCGCAGGCGCCCCGGTCTTTCGGATCGTGAACCAAACGTCGCTAAGTCTTGGTCAGTACGAAAGCTTTAGCAAGGACGCCATGGATATGTATATTTTATTTCGTAACGCGTATGAACAAAATCGTAAAAGAGAGGTCGAGGAATAA
- a CDS encoding amidohydrolase — MKPIDTLVTNGTVLTVDGQDTVIENGAVAISGDAICDIGPASEFLDAAVGTRIDARGGIIMPGLINTHTHAAMTCFRGLADDLDLMTWLNHYIFPAEARLNADKVYAGALLACAEMILSGTTCFSDMYLFEDAVAEAAKAAGVRAVVGEVLYDFPSPNYGVLENGFAYTEDLISKWRDDALITVAVEPHSTYLCAPDLLEKAAAISRENHVPLIIHVAETESEAGKIRAAYGKSPVAYLSDVGVLSPRLVACHCVVLSDADIVLLKDNDVKVSHNPESNMKLASGIAPVPKLLDAGVCVGLGTDGCTSNNDMDMFAEMDTAAKIHKVSRLDPTVMDAKTVVRMATIDAARVLGLDQVTGSLETGKKADLIVIDTQKPHLTPMYNIYSHLVYAAGGSDVAATMINGRLVMKDRQLLAMDVEKTMADVNQIADELRNS, encoded by the coding sequence ATGAAACCGATTGATACCCTTGTCACAAACGGCACCGTTTTGACTGTGGATGGTCAGGATACGGTCATCGAAAACGGCGCCGTGGCCATTTCCGGTGACGCGATTTGCGATATCGGGCCGGCTTCTGAATTTTTGGATGCCGCAGTAGGCACAAGGATTGATGCCCGGGGCGGCATCATCATGCCGGGCCTGATCAATACGCACACCCATGCGGCCATGACCTGCTTCCGCGGGCTTGCCGATGACCTGGATCTCATGACCTGGTTAAACCATTATATTTTTCCGGCAGAAGCCCGTTTGAATGCGGACAAGGTCTATGCCGGGGCGCTGCTTGCCTGCGCGGAGATGATACTTTCCGGTACCACCTGTTTTTCCGATATGTATCTTTTTGAGGATGCGGTGGCCGAGGCGGCCAAAGCCGCAGGGGTCCGGGCCGTGGTGGGCGAGGTGCTCTATGATTTTCCGTCGCCCAATTACGGGGTCCTTGAAAACGGGTTTGCCTATACCGAAGATCTCATCTCCAAATGGCGGGATGATGCCCTGATCACGGTGGCTGTGGAGCCGCATTCGACCTATCTGTGTGCGCCCGATCTTCTGGAAAAGGCCGCGGCCATATCCCGTGAAAATCATGTGCCGCTCATTATCCATGTGGCGGAAACCGAAAGCGAAGCCGGGAAGATCCGCGCCGCGTATGGCAAAAGCCCGGTGGCCTATCTTTCCGATGTCGGCGTGCTCTCTCCCCGGCTGGTGGCCTGTCACTGTGTGGTGTTGTCGGATGCGGATATCGTGCTGCTGAAAGACAATGATGTGAAAGTATCGCATAACCCGGAGAGCAATATGAAACTGGCCTCCGGGATCGCGCCGGTGCCCAAACTCCTGGATGCCGGGGTATGCGTGGGACTGGGCACGGATGGCTGCACCAGCAACAATGATATGGATATGTTTGCGGAAATGGATACGGCGGCCAAGATTCACAAGGTCAGCCGCCTGGATCCCACGGTGATGGATGCCAAAACGGTGGTCCGGATGGCGACCATTGATGCGGCCCGGGTGCTGGGGCTGGATCAGGTCACGGGATCGCTGGAAACAGGCAAAAAAGCCGATTTGATTGTGATTGACACCCAAAAACCGCATTTAACGCCCATGTATAATATCTATTCGCACCTGGTGTATGCCGCAGGCGGCAGCGACGTGGCTGCGACAATGATTAACGGCCGGCTGGTTATGAAGGATCGGCAGCTTTTGGCAATGGATGTTGAAAAAACAATGGCGGATGTGAATCAGATTGCCGATGAGCTGCGGAACAGCTGA
- a CDS encoding purine-nucleoside phosphorylase, with protein MSAYQAQVEEAARYLRSFISGAEIGIMTGTGLGESIRDLEGVVAVDYRDIPNFPVSTVESHYGKLVAGELYGQRILAMQGRFHLYEGYSPASVTFPIRVMQAMGVHTLVLSNAAGGINLDFSDGDIMLITDHINMTGENPLIGPNVDQWGIRFPDMIRVYDPALMQIAEKTAKEKGFSLQKGVYIGLKGPSLETLSETRFLRRIGGDAVGFSTVMEAIAGVHAGMRIIGLSTITNVNDPDQPEPATVAAIIEVARNAAPRHAQIIQAIASELSVHETD; from the coding sequence ATGTCCGCCTATCAAGCACAGGTTGAAGAAGCCGCCCGATATTTGCGATCATTCATATCAGGCGCGGAAATCGGGATCATGACCGGAACCGGTCTCGGGGAAAGCATCCGGGACCTGGAGGGGGTTGTCGCCGTTGATTACCGGGATATACCCAACTTTCCGGTATCAACCGTCGAGAGCCATTACGGCAAGCTCGTGGCCGGCGAACTCTACGGCCAGAGGATTCTGGCCATGCAGGGACGGTTTCATCTCTATGAGGGCTATTCCCCCGCCTCTGTTACTTTTCCCATTCGGGTGATGCAGGCCATGGGGGTTCATACCCTGGTACTCTCCAATGCAGCCGGCGGGATCAATCTGGATTTTTCGGACGGAGACATTATGCTGATAACGGATCATATCAATATGACCGGGGAAAACCCACTGATTGGACCGAATGTCGACCAGTGGGGAATCCGGTTTCCGGATATGATAAGGGTCTATGATCCGGCTCTCATGCAAATTGCCGAGAAAACGGCTAAAGAAAAGGGCTTTTCTTTGCAAAAGGGTGTCTATATCGGCCTTAAGGGGCCGTCTTTGGAAACGCTTTCGGAAACGCGCTTTTTAAGGCGTATCGGCGGGGATGCGGTCGGTTTTTCCACTGTTATGGAGGCAATCGCCGGGGTTCATGCCGGTATGCGGATCATCGGCCTTTCCACCATCACCAATGTCAATGATCCGGACCAGCCGGAGCCGGCAACTGTAGCGGCGATCATCGAGGTGGCCAGAAATGCCGCCCCCCGGCATGCGCAAATCATCCAAGCCATCGCAAGCGAGCTTTCAGTCCATGAAACCGATTGA
- a CDS encoding four helix bundle protein, with translation MTLKHEKLDVYRLSIGYVAWVYEKADSLNGVHRPTRDQWLRASQSIPLNIAEGNGKTAEANRRRYFEIARGSALECAAI, from the coding sequence ATGACCCTTAAACACGAAAAACTGGATGTCTATCGCCTTTCAATAGGCTACGTTGCATGGGTTTACGAGAAGGCCGACAGCCTGAACGGAGTCCATCGGCCCACCCGGGATCAATGGCTTCGGGCCAGCCAGTCGATACCGCTCAATATCGCCGAAGGTAATGGCAAGACCGCGGAAGCCAACCGAAGGCGTTATTTCGAAATCGCTCGTGGCTCCGCGCTTGAGTGCGCGGCGATTTAA
- a CDS encoding RnfABCDGE type electron transport complex subunit B, giving the protein MFEAILMMGGLGIIIGSCLALASKVFYVYVDPKVVEIDELLPGANCGGCGYPGCGANAEAVVAGESPPTSCVAGSAELAEQIAAVLGLSIEAKEPDIARPGCTYGVDEAALKYRYQGLSKCQAAAMLYGGMKECHIGCLGLGSCMTACPFDAITMGEDHLPKVDENKCTGCGTCERVCPKNIIKLSSVTRRILKEYTTEYCTTPCQRACPAGINICEYIRQITLGDYHKSVQVIKERNPFPTVIGRICPRPCETECRRNLADEPVAINYLKRFVADYERETGTRVQPYKAPATHRSIAVIGGGAAGLSTAFFAARLGHAPTVFEATDQAGGLLRTAIAQYRLPPEILDWDIDGILEMGVTMQTNRVLGRDYTLAGLLRKGYEAVYLAAGGWDSRIERIKDAPMEEAIPGTYLLIDLMKTGLDNKSRLKIKSDMVLTDTGPLTEEAINICRHLGAENITILCQASRDKAGIAEAAIDSLEAEGVHFVFNSAVASLVGEEDRLTGIESIALTSRETRIIPAETLILESGRLPELIFTVPQPETDGETPAETPEAEAKTAGPLKWIGIPPTKNPIDGKRSIGLLSSADAVTDFSAAIRAIAAGRRAAAAIHKRMYGIELDLPAHVISCDTMLQTVSRLDEEISPAARQIMPMCRVTDVPAYCREIEKGFTEEMAREEANRCLQCGVICYSGAEAAG; this is encoded by the coding sequence ATGTTTGAAGCGATTTTGATGATGGGCGGACTGGGGATAATCATCGGCTCCTGTCTGGCACTGGCGTCGAAAGTTTTTTACGTCTATGTTGATCCAAAGGTTGTTGAAATCGATGAACTCCTGCCCGGGGCCAATTGCGGGGGATGCGGCTATCCCGGCTGCGGCGCCAACGCGGAGGCCGTTGTGGCGGGCGAATCACCGCCGACTTCCTGTGTGGCCGGAAGTGCTGAACTGGCTGAACAGATCGCAGCGGTGCTCGGCCTGAGTATCGAGGCTAAAGAGCCGGATATTGCCCGGCCCGGCTGCACCTACGGAGTAGATGAGGCGGCACTCAAATACCGCTACCAGGGCCTTAGCAAATGCCAGGCAGCTGCCATGCTTTATGGGGGGATGAAGGAATGCCATATCGGGTGTCTGGGGTTGGGCTCCTGCATGACCGCCTGCCCGTTCGACGCCATTACCATGGGCGAGGATCACCTGCCGAAAGTGGACGAGAATAAATGCACCGGCTGCGGCACGTGCGAACGGGTATGCCCCAAAAATATTATCAAACTTTCCTCGGTGACGCGCCGGATTTTAAAGGAATACACCACGGAATACTGCACCACGCCCTGCCAGCGCGCCTGTCCGGCGGGCATCAACATCTGTGAATACATCCGCCAGATCACCCTTGGCGACTATCATAAATCCGTTCAGGTGATCAAGGAGCGCAACCCCTTTCCCACGGTGATCGGCAGAATCTGCCCGCGGCCCTGTGAAACCGAATGCCGACGCAATTTAGCCGATGAACCCGTGGCCATTAACTACCTGAAGCGTTTTGTGGCCGATTATGAAAGAGAAACCGGCACGCGGGTCCAGCCCTACAAAGCCCCGGCAACTCACCGGTCCATCGCTGTGATCGGCGGCGGGGCGGCGGGCCTTTCCACCGCATTTTTTGCCGCCCGACTGGGCCATGCGCCCACGGTTTTTGAGGCCACCGACCAGGCGGGCGGGCTTCTCAGAACCGCCATTGCCCAGTATCGCCTGCCGCCGGAAATACTTGACTGGGATATTGACGGGATTTTGGAAATGGGCGTCACCATGCAGACCAACCGGGTGCTGGGCCGGGATTATACCCTAGCCGGACTTTTGCGCAAGGGCTACGAAGCTGTCTATCTGGCTGCCGGCGGCTGGGACAGCCGTATTGAGCGGATCAAGGACGCGCCCATGGAAGAGGCGATTCCCGGCACCTATCTCTTGATTGATCTGATGAAAACAGGGCTTGATAATAAAAGCCGCCTTAAGATTAAATCCGATATGGTGCTGACAGATACCGGCCCGCTTACCGAAGAGGCCATCAATATCTGCCGCCATCTCGGGGCTGAAAATATCACCATCCTTTGCCAGGCCTCCCGGGATAAGGCCGGTATAGCGGAGGCGGCCATTGACTCGCTGGAAGCGGAAGGCGTTCATTTTGTTTTTAATTCAGCGGTGGCATCGCTTGTTGGCGAGGAAGACCGCCTGACGGGGATTGAATCAATTGCCCTCACCAGCAGGGAAACCCGGATAATCCCTGCTGAGACCCTGATCCTTGAATCAGGACGCCTGCCGGAACTGATATTTACCGTCCCGCAGCCGGAAACCGATGGGGAAACGCCGGCCGAAACACCCGAAGCTGAGGCTAAAACCGCCGGGCCGCTCAAATGGATCGGCATTCCGCCGACTAAAAATCCGATAGACGGCAAGCGCTCCATCGGCCTGCTCTCAAGCGCGGATGCGGTGACCGACTTTAGTGCAGCCATCCGGGCGATTGCCGCCGGGCGGCGGGCGGCGGCCGCCATTCACAAACGGATGTACGGGATTGAATTGGACCTGCCGGCGCATGTGATCAGCTGCGATACGATGCTGCAAACTGTCAGCCGGCTTGACGAAGAGATATCCCCGGCGGCCCGGCAAATTATGCCCATGTGCCGGGTCACTGACGTACCGGCCTATTGCCGGGAAATCGAAAAAGGATTTACGGAAGAAATGGCCCGGGAAGAAGCCAACCGCTGCCTTCAGTGCGGCGTCATCTGCTACTCCGGCGCCGAAGCCGCCGGATAA
- a CDS encoding SoxR reducing system RseC family protein gives MALEEGIVTRANGETAFITTRRTTACEGCSERHVCHSTGNVKEIEIEVANPLGAKPGDTVLVAFKTSQLVTLSFMLYVFPIIAMVIGALFGNSVAENFSGDPSIFAAVFGFLFFGIAMSVIKLKDNQAKKTGQYRPVITEIKKKGPPKETDPLSGCTVCRPD, from the coding sequence ATGGCTTTAGAAGAAGGCATTGTCACCCGGGCAAACGGGGAGACAGCCTTTATCACGACCCGACGAACCACTGCCTGCGAAGGCTGCTCCGAGCGCCATGTCTGCCACAGCACGGGCAATGTCAAGGAGATCGAAATCGAAGTGGCCAACCCGCTGGGGGCAAAACCGGGCGACACGGTATTGGTGGCATTCAAAACCAGCCAGCTCGTAACCCTCTCGTTTATGCTCTACGTCTTCCCCATCATCGCCATGGTGATTGGTGCGCTTTTCGGCAATTCCGTGGCTGAAAACTTTAGCGGCGATCCCTCCATTTTTGCCGCGGTCTTCGGGTTCCTGTTCTTCGGCATAGCCATGTCCGTCATTAAATTAAAGGACAATCAGGCCAAAAAAACCGGTCAGTATCGTCCGGTAATTACGGAAATCAAAAAAAAAGGCCCGCCCAAAGAAACCGACCCGCTATCCGGATGCACGGTGTGCCGCCCGGACTAG
- a CDS encoding KamA family radical SAM protein, with product MTAGRNAIYNASDWRTLLAESITSADRLAGHLSVDPDAVRRVVQKYPMRINPYFLSVIQSAGAPLWRQAVPDLAELDEDPALLPDPLAEEPQSPVPHLIHRYPDRVVFMISNQCAMYCRHCMRKRGTGKNQRITRESVGQGLDYIRQQTAIKEVILSGGDPLLVSDEWLAEILTDLKHIGHVDLIRIHSRAPCTLPQRITPALVSLLAEYAPLYLNVQFNHPSEMTPEAAAACRRLADAGIPLGSQTVLLKGVNDDAETMMQLMRMLLRNRIRPYYLHHADPVEGTRHFRTSIADGLHIMRELRGRISGMGVPQYMIDLPGGGGKIPLLPEYIKQIREDSLLVKNYDGVVFEYPLPGDGH from the coding sequence TTGACCGCTGGCCGGAATGCTATTTACAATGCCTCTGATTGGCGGACGCTTTTGGCGGAAAGCATTACTTCTGCGGATCGCCTGGCCGGCCATCTGTCCGTTGATCCGGATGCGGTGCGCCGGGTGGTCCAGAAATATCCCATGCGCATCAACCCCTATTTTTTATCCGTCATTCAATCCGCCGGGGCTCCTTTATGGCGGCAGGCCGTGCCGGATTTGGCCGAGTTGGATGAAGATCCGGCGCTTTTACCGGATCCGCTGGCGGAAGAGCCGCAGTCGCCGGTGCCGCATCTCATCCATCGGTATCCGGATCGCGTGGTGTTTATGATATCGAATCAGTGCGCCATGTATTGCCGGCACTGCATGCGCAAACGCGGGACGGGGAAAAATCAGCGGATCACCCGGGAATCCGTGGGGCAGGGGCTTGACTACATCCGGCAGCAGACCGCCATCAAAGAAGTGATCCTGTCCGGCGGCGATCCGCTGCTTGTTTCAGATGAATGGCTGGCGGAAATTTTAACGGATTTAAAACATATAGGGCACGTGGATCTTATACGAATCCACTCGCGCGCCCCCTGCACCCTGCCGCAGCGGATCACACCCGCCCTGGTCAGCCTTCTGGCTGAATATGCGCCGCTTTATTTAAATGTCCAGTTCAATCATCCGTCAGAAATGACCCCCGAGGCAGCGGCCGCCTGCCGGCGGCTCGCTGATGCCGGCATCCCTCTGGGCAGTCAGACTGTGCTGTTAAAAGGGGTAAATGACGATGCGGAAACCATGATGCAGCTCATGCGTATGCTTTTAAGAAACCGCATCCGCCCCTATTATCTGCATCATGCCGATCCGGTGGAAGGCACCCGGCACTTTCGGACAAGCATTGCAGACGGCCTTCATATCATGCGGGAGCTAAGGGGCCGGATTTCCGGCATGGGGGTTCCCCAATACATGATCGACCTGCCCGGCGGCGGGGGCAAAATTCCGCTGCTGCCCGAGTATATCAAGCAAATCCGCGAAGACAGCCTACTGGTTAAGAATTACGACGGGGTGGTGTTTGAATATCCGCTGCCGGGTGATGGGCACTAG
- the amrS gene encoding AmmeMemoRadiSam system radical SAM enzyme, translating to MEAKLYEKQDDKKVQCYLCRHHCVIKDGRLGICNVRENRGGVLRTRVYDRIIARHVDPIEKKPLFHFFPGTLAYSIGTAGCNFRCRFCQNADIAHMASDHQGRIAGSRATPEGMVAEARAAGCKSIAYTYTEPTVFFELALDTAKLGHQRGLKNIFVTNGYMSEQALEMICPYLDAANVDLKAFSEDFYKSICSARLLPVMETLRQMKTLDIFVEVTTLIIPGLNDDPAELEKLAGFIASDLGSETPWHVSRFHPCYQLTDRPPTPVQTLLQARQIGIDAGLKYVYTGNVPGEAGECTYCYQCGCRLMDRRGFFVSENRIQRNQCPECGAIIHGVGLCR from the coding sequence ATGGAAGCCAAACTCTACGAAAAACAAGACGACAAAAAGGTTCAATGCTATCTCTGCCGTCACCATTGCGTGATCAAGGACGGCCGGCTGGGGATTTGTAATGTCCGGGAAAATCGGGGCGGGGTATTACGCACGCGGGTCTATGACCGGATCATTGCCCGGCACGTGGATCCCATTGAAAAAAAACCCCTGTTTCATTTTTTCCCCGGCACCTTGGCCTATTCCATCGGCACGGCGGGCTGCAATTTCAGATGCCGGTTCTGCCAGAACGCAGATATTGCCCATATGGCCAGCGACCATCAGGGCCGCATTGCCGGCAGCCGAGCCACTCCTGAGGGGATGGTGGCTGAGGCCCGGGCCGCGGGATGCAAATCCATTGCCTATACCTATACCGAACCCACCGTCTTTTTTGAACTCGCTCTGGATACGGCCAAATTGGGCCATCAGCGCGGGCTTAAAAACATTTTTGTCACTAACGGGTATATGTCGGAACAGGCGCTGGAGATGATCTGTCCGTATCTGGATGCGGCCAATGTGGATCTTAAGGCATTTTCCGAAGATTTTTATAAATCCATATGCAGTGCAAGGCTTTTGCCGGTTATGGAGACACTGCGCCAGATGAAGACCCTGGATATTTTTGTCGAGGTGACAACGCTTATCATCCCGGGTCTAAACGATGATCCGGCGGAGCTTGAAAAACTGGCCGGATTTATTGCCAGTGATCTGGGCAGCGAGACCCCTTGGCATGTGAGCCGCTTCCATCCCTGCTACCAGCTTACCGACCGGCCGCCCACCCCGGTTCAAACTCTTCTCCAAGCCCGGCAGATCGGGATTGATGCGGGGCTTAAGTATGTCTATACCGGCAATGTCCCGGGCGAGGCCGGCGAATGCACATATTGTTATCAATGCGGCTGCCGACTGATGGATCGGCGGGGATTTTTTGTATCAGAAAACCGCATCCAGAGAAACCAGTGCCCGGAATGCGGTGCGATTATTCATGGCGTGGGCTTATGCAGATAA
- a CDS encoding class I SAM-dependent methyltransferase: protein MGYVFDHKEAQAYDEWLNQRENQVTLELENRVMLEMIQPLCGKRLIDIGCGTGHSLLPFMDKGAYLTGVDASPSMLDIAHAKLGHRVDLHRAYAEDLPFDDNYFHYAVLCLTLEFVDDPRKALAEACRVAKDGVFVGVLNKYALKSINRRIKSIFRPTVYSQARFLSIGDVKHLFRMLIGDVPMFWRTVCLLPGRTHPFVYRLESSKMVQKIPFGAFAGIMALPVPKFRTTPLALKVVSNRANPAKQVVSCPGHSTGTHGLPNQTERAASSE from the coding sequence ATGGGATATGTCTTTGATCATAAAGAGGCCCAGGCCTACGATGAGTGGTTAAACCAGCGGGAAAACCAGGTGACCCTGGAGCTGGAAAACCGGGTGATGCTCGAGATGATTCAGCCCCTGTGCGGCAAGCGGCTGATCGATATCGGATGCGGCACCGGGCATAGTCTGCTGCCTTTTATGGACAAGGGCGCCTATTTAACCGGCGTGGATGCCTCCCCGTCTATGCTCGATATTGCCCACGCCAAGCTGGGCCATCGGGTGGATCTCCACCGGGCGTATGCAGAAGACCTGCCATTTGACGACAATTATTTTCATTATGCCGTTTTGTGCTTAACCCTGGAATTCGTCGATGATCCGAGGAAGGCGTTGGCAGAGGCCTGCCGGGTGGCAAAGGACGGGGTATTTGTGGGGGTGCTGAACAAATACGCCTTAAAATCGATCAACCGGCGGATCAAGTCCATATTCAGGCCGACGGTATACAGTCAGGCCCGGTTTTTGAGCATCGGGGACGTCAAACATCTGTTTCGAATGCTTATCGGTGATGTGCCCATGTTCTGGCGCACGGTTTGCCTGCTGCCCGGGCGCACCCATCCGTTTGTTTACCGGCTGGAGTCCTCGAAAATGGTGCAGAAGATTCCTTTCGGGGCGTTTGCCGGCATTATGGCCCTGCCGGTTCCTAAATTCAGAACCACCCCCCTTGCCCTGAAGGTGGTATCGAACCGGGCCAACCCCGCCAAGCAAGTGGTTTCCTGTCCCGGCCATTCAACCGGCACCCATGGGCTGCCGAACCAAACGGAGAGGGCCGCGTCTTCGGAATAA
- the dapF gene encoding diaminopimelate epimerase, translating to MRFDKYHGLGNDYVVMDPAECGHEMPGRRIRLICHRNYGLGADGILLGPFMDEAADAGVRIFNPDGSEAEKSGNGLRIFARYLWDRGMVKNPHITIKTAGGIVHSRKDASGLISVDMGKITFLSDEIPVAGPSREVIQEEIRIGETPLTISAAGIGNPHCVILKTEISEKETRALGPQLETHALFPNRTNVQFVKPLDRSNIRIEIWERGAGYTLASGSSSAAAAAVAHRLGVCDPDVTVHMPGGNLTIHINPDQQVSLKGPVIRVAEGVLHAELFDQQLPEQTETSHID from the coding sequence ATGCGATTTGATAAATACCACGGATTGGGAAATGACTACGTTGTAATGGATCCGGCGGAGTGCGGCCATGAAATGCCGGGCAGGCGGATTCGGCTTATCTGTCACCGGAACTACGGCCTCGGCGCAGACGGCATCCTGCTCGGGCCGTTTATGGATGAAGCCGCGGATGCCGGGGTCCGGATTTTCAACCCGGACGGCAGTGAGGCGGAGAAAAGCGGAAACGGGCTCCGCATTTTTGCCAGATACCTCTGGGATCGCGGCATGGTCAAAAATCCTCATATCACCATTAAAACCGCCGGCGGCATTGTGCACAGCCGAAAGGATGCTTCCGGGTTGATCAGCGTGGACATGGGCAAAATCACCTTTCTAAGCGATGAAATCCCCGTTGCCGGGCCATCCCGGGAAGTCATTCAGGAAGAAATCCGGATCGGGGAAACGCCCCTCACTATCTCCGCCGCCGGAATCGGCAATCCGCACTGCGTGATTTTAAAAACGGAAATCTCTGAAAAAGAAACACGGGCCCTGGGCCCTCAATTGGAAACCCATGCGCTGTTTCCCAATCGGACCAATGTGCAATTCGTAAAGCCCCTGGATCGCTCAAATATCCGGATCGAAATCTGGGAACGGGGGGCGGGCTATACGCTGGCTTCGGGCAGCAGCAGCGCAGCGGCCGCCGCCGTGGCCCACCGCCTGGGCGTCTGCGATCCGGATGTCACGGTCCATATGCCCGGCGGCAATCTAACGATCCACATAAATCCGGACCAGCAGGTCAGCCTGAAAGGGCCGGTCATCCGGGTCGCGGAAGGCGTCCTTCATGCGGAACTTTTTGACCAGCAGCTGCCGGAACAAACCGAAACCAGCCATATCGATTAA